A genomic window from Sulfurimonas sp. hsl 1-7 includes:
- a CDS encoding CDP-alcohol phosphatidyltransferase family protein, with protein MKFLFTPSSHFNLANMFTFVNITAGLLATYFITQNNFFLAIILAWIGGAFDIFDGKIARKFNLSNEFGIQLDSFADFLSFVLVPVFLIFQATYATSFEGIFLIAAGVISIYYVISGLRRLIQFNINSDAGSVEKHFVGVPTPLGAILLWLVYLANTYEFLPAYGVLGFMILIGWSLNSKIKVKHL; from the coding sequence ATGAAATTTCTATTTACACCTTCATCACATTTTAATCTTGCGAATATGTTTACATTTGTAAATATCACAGCCGGTTTACTTGCAACTTATTTTATTACGCAGAACAATTTCTTTCTTGCTATTATCCTTGCTTGGATCGGTGGGGCATTTGATATATTTGATGGAAAAATTGCAAGAAAGTTCAATCTCTCTAACGAGTTTGGAATTCAACTTGACAGTTTTGCAGACTTTTTAAGTTTCGTACTTGTGCCGGTATTTTTAATCTTTCAGGCGACATATGCAACAAGTTTTGAAGGAATTTTTCTAATTGCGGCGGGTGTTATCAGTATCTATTACGTAATTTCAGGGCTTAGAAGATTGATTCAGTTCAATATTAATTCAGATGCAGGTTCTGTTGAAAAACACTTTGTAGGGGTACCGACACCGCTTGGTGCGATCCTTTTATGGTTAGTATATCTTGCAAACACGTATGAGTTTTTACCGGCTTACGGCGTGCTTGGATTTATGATCCTTATCGGTTGGAGCTTAAACTCAAAGATAAAGGTGAAACACCTTTAA
- a CDS encoding HIT family protein: protein MYIIFENQDFYIEKEESQIPWVKVFTKEPYKEISDLSDELRHQLFDIVNVVEKEMIAYYKPTKVNVASFANMLPRVHIHVMARFQNDNYYPNPMWGEKQRDNQLDLPDEKKFYKNLFNKLTAFYN from the coding sequence ATGTATATTATTTTCGAAAACCAAGATTTTTATATAGAAAAAGAAGAGTCCCAAATCCCATGGGTAAAAGTTTTTACAAAAGAACCATATAAAGAGATTAGTGATTTAAGCGATGAGCTTAGACATCAGCTTTTTGATATTGTTAATGTAGTTGAGAAAGAGATGATCGCCTACTACAAACCTACAAAAGTCAATGTTGCATCATTTGCAAATATGCTTCCGCGCGTTCATATCCATGTAATGGCAAGATTTCAAAATGACAACTATTACCCAAACCCTATGTGGGGTGAAAAACAAAGAGATAATCAACTCGATCTTCCGGACGAAAAGAAATTTTATAAAAATCTCTTTAATAAACTAACCGCTTTTTACAACTAA
- a CDS encoding DoxX family protein, producing MLQNPDIAKLLLRLSLGILILFHGINKMIHGIGGVKAMLASTPFPTFFAYGVFVGELIAPIFIILGLYARVAAGVLAFNMFIAIYLAYGFSLSLSKHGGLSWELALCYFIMSILVILLGSGKYAVNSK from the coding sequence ATGTTACAAAATCCAGATATAGCAAAACTATTACTAAGACTGAGTCTTGGTATCTTAATCCTCTTTCACGGAATTAATAAAATGATTCATGGAATCGGAGGGGTAAAAGCGATGCTGGCATCAACACCGTTTCCGACATTTTTTGCATACGGTGTTTTTGTCGGGGAGCTTATTGCCCCTATTTTTATCATTTTAGGTTTATATGCAAGAGTAGCTGCCGGTGTATTGGCATTTAATATGTTTATTGCTATCTATCTTGCATACGGTTTTTCTCTTAGTCTTTCAAAGCATGGAGGACTGAGCTGGGAATTAGCTCTTTGCTATTTTATTATGAGTATTTTAGTGATACTTTTAGGAAGCGGTAAATACGCAGTAAACTCAAAATAG
- a CDS encoding DEAD/DEAH box helicase, with the protein MQDNAQQEEKVLTFDELGLKKEILKSIKFAGFTSPSPIQAQAIPVVLAGKDMVGQAHTGTGKTAAFSLPALNNMKLDGSVELLVITPTRELATQVSDEIFKYGKNLGVRTVTVYGGSSYKRQIDLISRGANVVVATPGRMLDILKKNMIPDFAPSMVVLDEADEMLDMGFLDDITEIFSYLPTDRQTLLFSATMPQPIKTLAHKILENPEFVSITKGETTNADIEQLYYVIDEHERDDAIIRLMDSETTQKSVVFCRTKSEVDRLSNVLSNAGYLANGLHGDMEQRQRETVIKGFKSNSVKVLVATDVAARGIHVNNISHVFNYHIPFDPESYVHRIGRTGRAGTKGKAITLLTPLEFKELQKIKKIVGTSMEHAFVPSKNDLRQTNIDNIVKSIEDQKIYDEAHLILDKLKEDIDEETIMYKLISMILNKQDIKGPSNIGIPADKLEAILDRASRRGNDRNSRGRGGNRRGGHRNSRGRSGGSRDGGSRGGDSRRRSSNRH; encoded by the coding sequence ATGCAAGACAATGCACAACAAGAAGAAAAAGTACTAACGTTTGATGAGTTAGGCTTAAAAAAAGAGATACTAAAGAGTATCAAGTTTGCAGGGTTTACTAGCCCTTCTCCGATCCAAGCACAAGCAATTCCAGTAGTTTTAGCTGGTAAAGACATGGTAGGTCAAGCACACACAGGTACAGGAAAAACTGCAGCATTCAGTCTTCCGGCACTTAACAACATGAAACTTGACGGTTCAGTTGAACTTCTAGTTATCACTCCAACTCGTGAACTTGCTACTCAAGTAAGTGATGAGATCTTCAAATACGGTAAAAACCTGGGTGTTAGAACTGTAACTGTTTACGGTGGTAGTTCATATAAACGTCAAATTGATCTTATTAGCCGTGGGGCAAACGTAGTAGTTGCAACACCGGGTCGTATGCTAGATATCTTAAAGAAAAACATGATCCCTGACTTTGCACCAAGTATGGTTGTACTTGATGAAGCGGATGAGATGTTAGATATGGGATTCCTAGACGACATTACTGAGATCTTCTCATATCTGCCGACTGATCGCCAAACATTACTGTTCTCGGCAACTATGCCGCAACCGATCAAAACATTGGCACATAAAATTTTAGAAAACCCTGAATTTGTTTCAATCACAAAAGGGGAGACTACAAATGCCGATATCGAGCAACTTTACTATGTGATCGATGAGCATGAGCGTGATGATGCTATTATCCGTTTAATGGATAGTGAAACTACACAAAAATCGGTAGTTTTCTGTAGAACAAAATCTGAGGTTGACAGACTTTCAAACGTTCTTAGCAACGCTGGTTATTTAGCAAACGGTTTACACGGAGATATGGAACAACGTCAACGTGAAACAGTTATTAAAGGTTTCAAATCTAACTCTGTAAAAGTGTTAGTTGCAACTGACGTTGCAGCACGTGGTATCCATGTTAACAACATCTCTCACGTATTTAACTACCATATTCCGTTTGACCCTGAGTCTTACGTACACAGAATCGGTCGTACGGGTCGTGCAGGAACAAAAGGTAAAGCGATTACACTTTTAACTCCTTTAGAGTTTAAAGAGCTTCAAAAGATTAAGAAAATCGTTGGAACTTCAATGGAGCACGCTTTTGTACCGAGTAAAAACGATCTTCGTCAAACAAATATTGACAATATCGTAAAAAGTATTGAAGATCAAAAAATCTATGATGAAGCACACCTTATCCTTGATAAATTAAAAGAAGATATTGATGAAGAGACGATTATGTACAAACTCATCTCTATGATTCTTAACAAACAAGATATCAAAGGGCCAAGCAACATCGGTATCCCTGCGGATAAACTTGAAGCTATACTTGATCGTGCAAGCAGACGCGGAAACGATAGAAACTCTAGAGGCCGCGGTGGAAACAGACGTGGTGGACACAGAAATTCTAGAGGTCGTTCAGGCGGTTCTCGTGATGGCGGTTCTCGCGGCGGAGATTCAAGAAGAAGATCTTCAAACAGACACTAA
- a CDS encoding DNA recombination protein RmuC, giving the protein MQIDINILIILVLFVTLFGTLILFIKEKAFRNNETELKNNIEKEYISLKSRYEAEIKASNEKLKLLQDAKNELSLEFKNLANQIFEDKSKQFSSSNKEQLELLLKPFREQVANFSKQTQEQFEVELKDRHLLKDELYRLKEMNAQLASEALNLTKALKGENKTQGNWGEIVLEKILEQSGLRKGVEYELQATLKNEENKTYRPDVIVHMPQERDIVIDSKVSLTAYERFMNSEDEFERKQALKEHIGSISNHIKELSAKSYEKLENINSLDFVLLFMPIEGAFLLALESDSEFFKRAYEQNILVVSPSTLLVTLRTIEHIWRTQRQEEHAQKIAKEAEAMYDKLVLFLDEMNNIGHQIQKTHDSYEKAMNRLSSGRGNVIKRAQNIVDLGIKTKKELPIKTNEAE; this is encoded by the coding sequence ATGCAAATAGATATAAACATTTTAATAATTTTAGTGTTATTCGTGACACTTTTTGGTACATTGATTTTATTTATAAAAGAGAAAGCATTCCGTAATAATGAAACAGAATTGAAAAACAATATTGAAAAAGAGTATATATCTTTAAAAAGTAGATATGAAGCAGAGATCAAAGCTTCCAATGAAAAATTGAAACTGCTTCAAGATGCAAAAAATGAACTCTCTTTAGAGTTTAAAAACCTGGCAAACCAGATCTTTGAGGATAAATCAAAACAATTTAGCTCTTCAAACAAAGAGCAGCTTGAGCTTTTACTCAAACCGTTTCGTGAACAAGTTGCAAATTTTTCAAAACAGACACAGGAGCAGTTTGAGGTTGAACTCAAAGACCGACACCTTTTAAAAGATGAGCTTTATCGTCTTAAAGAGATGAATGCCCAGCTCGCATCTGAAGCGTTAAATCTGACAAAAGCGCTTAAAGGGGAAAATAAAACGCAAGGAAACTGGGGTGAGATCGTACTAGAGAAGATTTTAGAACAATCGGGTCTGCGTAAAGGTGTGGAGTATGAACTTCAAGCGACACTCAAAAACGAAGAGAACAAAACTTATAGACCCGACGTGATTGTACATATGCCACAGGAGCGTGACATTGTGATCGATTCAAAAGTTTCTTTAACGGCATATGAGCGTTTTATGAACAGTGAAGATGAGTTTGAAAGAAAACAAGCACTTAAAGAGCATATAGGAAGTATCTCAAACCATATAAAAGAGTTAAGTGCCAAAAGTTACGAAAAATTGGAGAATATAAACTCTCTTGATTTTGTTCTTTTGTTTATGCCGATAGAGGGTGCTTTTTTACTGGCACTCGAGAGTGACTCTGAGTTTTTTAAACGTGCGTATGAGCAAAACATTTTGGTGGTATCCCCATCGACGCTCTTGGTGACACTCAGAACGATCGAACATATCTGGCGAACACAAAGACAAGAGGAACATGCCCAAAAGATAGCCAAAGAGGCTGAAGCGATGTATGACAAACTTGTACTCTTTTTAGATGAGATGAATAACATAGGGCATCAGATCCAAAAAACGCACGACTCTTATGAAAAGGCAATGAACCGTCTTAGTTCAGGGCGTGGAAACGTGATCAAACGCGCACAAAACATTGTTGATCTCGGGATAAAAACAAAAAAAGAGCTCCCTATAAAAACAAATGAAGCTGAATAA
- a CDS encoding efflux RND transporter permease subunit: MIDKLISIALSQRVLALIIALAIAIGGVFSYSKLTIDAFPDVSTTQVKIIIKSPGMTPQEVEQQITIPIELEMQGIPHQNIVRSISKYALADITIDFEEGTDLYWARDRVYQRFNNIKNSLPATMTGGIAPVTTPLGEILMFTIESKSLSLMEKRTLLDWVIRPSLRNIEGVADVNALGGEVQTFRIKPDFTSMASLGLTLEDIENKLEKNNANFGAGRIERGDEALLVRLPGSMKNSRDLSNLVVRVDENGAIVRLKDVAEVLTDKLTRYGYVTKDGGGEAVEGLVLGLKGADASRVTSQVKERLDELEKNLPEGTHINVFYDRKDLISKAVSMVQKSLTEAVILVLIILFLFLGSFVSAITVALILPLSILSAFIFMYYFGISVNLMSLGGIAIAIGMIVDSGVVLVENVIARLAENKGVSRLHTIYNAAKEVSTPIISGVLIIIIVFTPLLMLQGLGGKLFAPVALSIVFTLAAAIFLALFVIPTIASFLIRKVDHSETFLVRHLIAWYEPLLQKAFRVEKTIYALLALLLVGTFFAFSNIGKTFMPTMDEGNIVIGIEAPPSINIPAGISLNTQIQQRLMDEVPEIQSIIARTGSDEIGLDPMGLNDSDTFLVFKPKEQWRKQDTEWLKEQMREVLENIAGIEYGFTQPIEMRTSEMLTGARGDVVIKIFGEDIDKLNELGTKIKEITEKTEGSEDVYMRQNEGAAYQELRFNDEKLRNYGLDKSDVAHLLKAAVSGVEVGTIYQGMKQFSIIIKGDYKTKNLDEVYLVGAQGEAVSLLEVVDIVRSSGPVEIKHEKARRFVSIQTNVTGLDLVTFVDNLKENIAKDVQLPAGYSLTFGGEFKNQQATMERLSLVVPIALVLIFMILYMTFKSIVQSVIIFTTIPLAMMGGIFGLYLTNSYLSVPASVGFIALLGIAVLNGVVMISYFNELAQTMSIKDVVIQGAKRRLRPVLMTATIAALSLVPMLYATGPGSEIQKPLAIVVIFGLISSTALTLLLLPMLYKRFIKENNDINLS; the protein is encoded by the coding sequence ATGATTGATAAACTTATAAGTATTGCACTCTCACAAAGGGTACTAGCACTTATTATCGCTTTAGCTATTGCAATTGGTGGAGTATTTTCTTACTCAAAACTAACAATTGATGCTTTTCCCGATGTATCAACAACACAGGTAAAGATAATTATAAAATCACCGGGTATGACACCACAAGAGGTGGAGCAGCAGATCACGATTCCAATTGAGCTTGAGATGCAGGGTATTCCACATCAAAATATAGTTCGTTCAATATCAAAGTATGCCTTAGCCGATATTACGATCGATTTTGAAGAGGGTACTGATCTGTACTGGGCAAGAGACAGGGTTTATCAAAGATTTAACAACATTAAAAATTCTTTGCCTGCGACAATGACAGGGGGAATTGCTCCAGTTACTACACCGCTAGGCGAGATACTTATGTTTACGATCGAGTCTAAGAGTCTCTCGTTAATGGAAAAACGTACTTTACTTGACTGGGTGATACGTCCAAGTCTTCGAAACATTGAAGGTGTGGCAGATGTAAATGCACTAGGTGGAGAGGTGCAGACTTTCCGCATTAAACCGGACTTTACCTCAATGGCATCATTGGGACTCACTTTAGAAGATATAGAAAATAAGCTCGAGAAAAATAATGCAAATTTCGGTGCAGGAAGAATTGAGCGAGGGGATGAAGCGCTTCTTGTAAGACTTCCGGGAAGTATGAAAAATAGCAGAGATCTTTCAAATCTGGTAGTAAGAGTTGATGAGAACGGTGCTATTGTACGTTTAAAAGATGTGGCAGAGGTTCTGACTGACAAACTTACACGTTACGGATATGTTACAAAAGACGGTGGAGGTGAAGCGGTTGAAGGGCTTGTTCTCGGACTTAAAGGTGCAGATGCTTCGCGTGTTACTTCACAAGTAAAAGAGCGTCTTGACGAGTTGGAGAAAAACCTTCCCGAGGGGACGCATATCAATGTGTTTTACGATAGAAAAGATCTGATCTCTAAAGCTGTAAGCATGGTACAAAAGTCACTTACTGAAGCGGTAATACTTGTACTTATTATCCTTTTTTTATTTTTAGGAAGTTTTGTTTCAGCAATCACCGTTGCACTAATTTTGCCGTTATCAATACTCAGTGCTTTTATCTTTATGTACTATTTCGGCATAAGTGTGAACTTAATGAGTCTTGGTGGTATTGCAATTGCGATCGGAATGATAGTTGACTCCGGTGTTGTTTTAGTTGAGAACGTAATTGCACGATTAGCGGAAAATAAAGGGGTAAGTCGTTTACACACTATCTATAATGCAGCAAAAGAGGTAAGTACCCCTATTATCTCAGGTGTACTTATTATTATTATCGTATTTACACCTCTGCTGATGTTGCAAGGTTTAGGGGGTAAACTTTTTGCTCCTGTTGCACTGAGCATTGTTTTTACACTTGCTGCGGCAATATTTTTAGCGCTGTTTGTGATCCCGACAATTGCATCGTTTTTGATCAGAAAAGTAGACCACAGTGAAACGTTCTTGGTACGTCATCTGATCGCTTGGTATGAGCCGTTACTCCAAAAAGCTTTTAGAGTAGAAAAAACTATCTACGCTTTATTGGCTCTTTTACTAGTAGGGACATTTTTCGCCTTTTCAAACATAGGAAAAACATTTATGCCTACAATGGATGAGGGTAATATTGTGATCGGAATTGAAGCACCCCCTTCGATCAATATCCCCGCAGGTATCTCACTCAATACTCAGATCCAACAAAGACTGATGGATGAGGTGCCTGAAATTCAATCTATTATTGCCAGAACAGGTTCCGATGAGATAGGACTTGATCCTATGGGGCTTAATGACAGTGATACTTTTTTAGTATTCAAGCCAAAAGAGCAGTGGAGAAAACAAGACACAGAATGGTTAAAAGAGCAGATGAGAGAGGTTCTTGAAAATATTGCCGGGATTGAATATGGATTTACGCAGCCTATTGAAATGCGTACATCAGAGATGCTTACAGGTGCACGTGGTGATGTTGTGATTAAAATCTTCGGTGAAGATATAGATAAACTTAATGAACTTGGAACTAAAATTAAAGAGATTACTGAAAAAACAGAAGGTTCTGAAGATGTTTATATGCGTCAAAATGAAGGGGCTGCTTATCAGGAGCTTCGTTTCAATGATGAAAAGCTAAGAAACTACGGACTCGATAAAAGTGATGTAGCACATCTGCTTAAAGCTGCAGTAAGCGGTGTAGAGGTTGGTACAATCTATCAGGGGATGAAACAGTTTTCGATCATCATAAAAGGGGATTATAAAACAAAAAACCTTGACGAAGTTTATCTTGTAGGCGCACAGGGTGAGGCAGTATCACTTTTAGAAGTTGTAGATATTGTAAGAAGCAGCGGTCCGGTTGAAATAAAACATGAAAAAGCAAGACGTTTTGTCTCAATTCAGACAAATGTGACGGGGCTTGACTTAGTAACATTTGTAGATAATCTTAAAGAAAATATAGCAAAAGATGTACAACTACCGGCTGGATATTCACTTACTTTTGGCGGAGAGTTTAAAAATCAGCAAGCAACTATGGAGCGTCTTAGTTTAGTTGTCCCGATCGCACTTGTGCTGATTTTTATGATACTTTATATGACGTTTAAGTCAATTGTACAGAGTGTTATTATCTTTACAACTATTCCGCTTGCGATGATGGGAGGGATCTTTGGACTGTATCTGACAAACTCTTATCTCTCGGTTCCTGCATCTGTAGGGTTTATTGCACTTCTAGGGATCGCAGTTCTTAACGGTGTGGTGATGATCAGTTACTTCAATGAATTGGCACAAACTATGAGTATAAAAGATGTTGTTATTCAAGGTGCAAAAAGAAGATTGCGTCCGGTTCTTATGACTGCTACGATCGCAGCACTTTCCCTTGTACCTATGTTATATGCTACAGGGCCAGGTTCTGAGATCCAAAAACCTTTGGCGATAGTTGTGATCTTTGGATTGATCTCCTCTACGGCACTTACTTTATTGCTTTTACCGATGCTGTATAAAAGATTTATTAAAGAGAATAATGATATAAATCTATCATGA
- a CDS encoding efflux RND transporter periplasmic adaptor subunit translates to MIKIIILSFITIASLFANELVVVGENPMIKLTKVKQTKSVYLGSYLAQGHLPANATFRIDAPLEGIVEKLYANIYDNVKKGTVLAVIKSPKILELEAEYINLLIEEEYNQNELKRLKPLYEAAVVAKKQYLMAQNISKKYQTQIKFYRNLLLEWGLCENQISIVTKTKKAITEIKIYAPISGKVADLNIYPKMYLQRGEHMMSVVDATKTHLEISLPINFAKELKVGATLYIEDKAVEVESIAAKIDPKTQTIAVHLLSKKDMVVLPDEKKNIKLFWPREAYEVPASSIVDFNEHPSVFVKVKNGYKLVQVTVLSRDISNVYVISKELDKNSQLAASGAIALKGALEAQGND, encoded by the coding sequence ATGATAAAAATAATAATATTAAGTTTTATAACAATTGCATCACTATTTGCAAACGAATTAGTAGTAGTGGGTGAGAACCCAATGATAAAGTTAACAAAGGTAAAGCAGACAAAGAGTGTATATCTTGGAAGTTATTTAGCACAGGGACATCTGCCTGCAAATGCTACTTTTAGAATAGATGCCCCGCTTGAAGGGATCGTAGAGAAGCTTTATGCAAATATATATGATAACGTGAAAAAAGGTACAGTACTTGCGGTGATCAAAAGCCCTAAAATCCTTGAACTTGAAGCTGAGTATATCAATCTTCTGATCGAAGAGGAGTATAATCAAAATGAGTTAAAAAGATTAAAGCCTCTATATGAAGCGGCTGTTGTAGCGAAGAAACAGTATCTTATGGCACAAAATATTTCTAAAAAGTATCAGACACAAATAAAATTTTATAGAAATCTTCTTTTAGAATGGGGACTGTGCGAGAACCAGATAAGCATTGTAACGAAGACAAAAAAAGCGATTACCGAGATCAAAATATATGCTCCAATCTCAGGAAAAGTTGCAGATCTGAATATCTATCCGAAAATGTATCTGCAACGCGGTGAACATATGATGAGTGTAGTTGATGCTACTAAGACACACCTTGAAATCTCACTCCCTATAAACTTTGCAAAAGAGTTAAAAGTAGGTGCTACACTTTACATAGAAGACAAAGCGGTGGAAGTTGAATCGATTGCTGCAAAGATTGACCCAAAAACACAAACAATAGCTGTACACCTTTTAAGTAAAAAAGATATGGTTGTTTTACCGGATGAGAAGAAAAACATTAAGCTGTTCTGGCCTAGAGAGGCGTATGAAGTTCCGGCATCGTCTATTGTAGATTTTAATGAACATCCATCGGTATTTGTCAAGGTGAAAAACGGCTATAAACTGGTTCAAGTTACAGTACTAAGCAGAGATATCTCTAATGTATATGTTATCTCTAAAGAGTTAGATAAGAATTCCCAGCTTGCAGCAAGCGGTGCTATAGCACTTAAAGGTGCGCTGGAGGCACAGGGTAATGATTGA
- a CDS encoding FeoA family protein, protein MRLNECNKGQKLEVLKLYANEELKHRLISFGIMKHALIEFIGEAPRKKTIEIKVGNMQVALRAKEAEMIEVKEI, encoded by the coding sequence ATGAGATTAAATGAGTGTAATAAGGGGCAAAAGTTAGAAGTGCTAAAGCTTTATGCAAATGAAGAGTTAAAGCACAGACTGATATCTTTTGGAATTATGAAACATGCCCTTATAGAGTTTATAGGTGAAGCACCGAGAAAAAAAACTATAGAGATTAAAGTGGGAAATATGCAAGTAGCATTAAGAGCCAAAGAAGCAGAAATGATAGAGGTAAAAGAGATATGA
- a CDS encoding TolC family protein — MRFILILLLPYIIMADSIETLYEKVSQSNNYKSKIETLNAEFQGTKASVLADGFNVGGGVTYADLKDNSDSGIEYEAFISKELKLNSSKIDNFLRQSNQYKNLQTKSLQNRYKVQIWQLYGDYCVAMEALQAKAELSSVYDAIKDHMQKGVEYGEFDNSKLIMSSLALESLNLELSKLENLVQMYESQIKILVDFDGQFECKNLEVNIDKLFDPEHSALWPMLESNVQKSEASLKMAQTTFNSVNVEAKYIDELDTNRYMVNFSLPLNIGEKNEAKRAMAMSQTSAANYELEAFRNHYRHESNALKQRVDIYKKYLLSSEKTILQHANKLIKQSNMRFMAGEESFLSMIKATETKLSMIETILNLKIERHNAVAQYMYDYSIDPQGVKK, encoded by the coding sequence ATGAGATTTATTCTTATATTGTTATTGCCGTATATCATTATGGCAGATAGCATTGAGACACTTTATGAAAAAGTCTCTCAGAGTAATAACTACAAAAGTAAAATAGAAACATTAAATGCCGAGTTTCAAGGTACAAAAGCAAGTGTTTTAGCAGATGGATTTAATGTCGGCGGCGGTGTTACATATGCCGATCTTAAAGACAATTCAGACTCCGGAATTGAATATGAAGCTTTCATCTCAAAAGAGTTGAAATTAAACAGTTCAAAAATAGATAATTTTTTACGTCAAAGTAATCAATATAAAAACTTACAAACAAAGAGTCTTCAAAACCGTTATAAAGTACAGATCTGGCAACTCTATGGGGATTATTGTGTAGCTATGGAAGCTTTGCAAGCCAAAGCGGAACTTTCATCTGTATATGATGCGATTAAAGATCATATGCAAAAGGGTGTAGAGTATGGAGAGTTTGATAACTCGAAACTAATCATGTCCTCTTTGGCATTGGAGAGTTTAAATCTGGAACTCTCAAAGTTAGAGAATCTTGTTCAAATGTATGAATCTCAAATAAAAATTTTGGTTGATTTTGACGGACAGTTTGAGTGTAAAAACTTGGAAGTTAATATTGACAAACTTTTTGATCCTGAGCATTCGGCACTTTGGCCGATGTTGGAGTCTAATGTACAAAAGAGTGAAGCATCTTTAAAGATGGCGCAAACAACTTTTAACAGTGTAAACGTAGAGGCAAAGTATATAGATGAACTAGATACTAATAGATATATGGTGAATTTCTCACTTCCTCTAAATATAGGTGAAAAAAATGAAGCCAAGCGTGCAATGGCTATGAGTCAAACAAGTGCTGCAAATTATGAACTAGAAGCATTTCGTAACCATTATAGACATGAAAGCAATGCTTTAAAACAAAGAGTAGACATCTATAAAAAGTATCTTCTTTCTAGTGAAAAAACAATATTACAGCATGCAAATAAACTCATTAAACAAAGCAATATGAGATTTATGGCCGGAGAAGAGAGTTTCTTGTCGATGATCAAAGCTACAGAAACAAAGCTTAGTATGATTGAAACTATTTTAAATTTAAAAATTGAAAGACACAATGCCGTCGCACAATATATGTATGACTATTCTATCGATCCACAAGGGGTAAAAAAATGA